A single window of Halotalea alkalilenta DNA harbors:
- the ggt gene encoding gamma-glutamyltransferase has translation MTRSFPSRPAAGRMLALVTCTLIALPGLGAAISVQAATTLDAGAVAAPDRYGAQTAAAVLRAGGNAVDAAIATAFTLAVSYPEAGNIGGGGFMTVYFEGEPYFLDYREIAPSSASRDMYLDQDGEVIENKSLIGYHASGVPGTVMGMWEAHQRFGSLPWAELVQPAIAFARDGIEPAERANQYSEDETEKFRGRTNFHDYFSGLDEEGPFRQPELAATLERIAAQGADDFYRGETAQLIVAEMARGGGNIGLDDLADYRAHWREPIELEWRGATVYAPTPPSSGGIGLAQLLTMKDRLSGLFQGVALNSAQYVHLISEIEKRVFADRADYLGDPDFSAVPTAQLIDRDYLDRRAGEVRPGTISPTEEVQPGLEHFQTTHYSIVDRFGNAASNTYTLNFSFGSGVVVTGAGFLLNNEMDDFSARAGVPNAFGVVGGDANAIAPGKRMLSSMTPTIVTRDGQVELVIGTPGGSRIFTSIFQAMNNIYDYDLPLDQALAAPRFHHQLLPKDLIYTDPAAPLEADTVAELERRGYRVEPQGWRMGDLQAIQVESGSPIAVSDPRGRGVALRVDAKEHLSPAEPTPAEL, from the coding sequence ATGACTCGATCATTTCCGTCTCGTCCAGCCGCCGGTCGGATGCTAGCGCTCGTGACCTGCACGCTGATTGCGCTACCCGGTCTCGGTGCTGCGATCTCCGTCCAGGCGGCGACCACGCTGGATGCAGGCGCAGTGGCCGCGCCGGACCGCTATGGCGCCCAAACCGCCGCCGCGGTGCTGCGTGCCGGTGGCAATGCGGTGGACGCCGCGATCGCGACCGCTTTCACCCTCGCGGTGAGCTATCCCGAGGCCGGTAACATCGGCGGCGGTGGCTTCATGACCGTCTACTTCGAAGGCGAGCCCTACTTCCTCGACTACCGCGAGATCGCGCCCTCCTCCGCCAGCCGCGACATGTACCTGGACCAGGACGGCGAGGTGATCGAGAACAAGAGCCTGATCGGCTACCACGCCTCTGGGGTGCCAGGAACGGTGATGGGCATGTGGGAAGCGCACCAGCGCTTCGGCAGCCTGCCCTGGGCCGAGCTGGTGCAGCCTGCCATCGCGTTCGCTCGCGATGGTATCGAGCCGGCGGAGCGCGCCAACCAGTACAGCGAGGACGAGACCGAGAAGTTTCGCGGCCGGACCAACTTCCATGACTACTTTTCGGGCCTCGACGAAGAGGGCCCCTTCCGCCAGCCGGAACTGGCCGCGACGCTCGAGCGGATCGCGGCACAGGGCGCGGACGACTTCTACCGTGGCGAGACCGCCCAGCTGATCGTCGCCGAGATGGCCCGTGGCGGTGGCAACATCGGCCTCGACGATCTTGCCGATTATCGCGCCCACTGGCGCGAGCCGATCGAACTTGAATGGCGCGGCGCCACCGTCTACGCCCCGACCCCGCCGAGCTCGGGCGGCATCGGCCTCGCCCAGCTGCTGACCATGAAAGACCGCCTGAGCGGCCTGTTCCAGGGGGTCGCACTCAACTCCGCGCAGTACGTCCACTTGATCAGCGAGATCGAAAAGCGCGTGTTCGCTGACCGAGCCGACTATCTGGGTGACCCGGATTTCTCCGCCGTGCCCACCGCGCAGCTGATCGACCGTGACTACCTCGACCGCCGCGCGGGGGAAGTGAGGCCGGGGACGATTTCACCCACCGAGGAAGTGCAGCCCGGTCTCGAGCACTTCCAGACCACCCATTACTCGATCGTCGATCGCTTCGGCAACGCGGCCTCGAATACCTACACGCTCAACTTCAGCTTCGGCAGCGGCGTGGTGGTCACCGGCGCCGGCTTCCTGCTCAACAACGAGATGGATGACTTCAGCGCTCGCGCGGGCGTACCCAACGCCTTCGGCGTGGTCGGCGGAGACGCCAACGCCATCGCTCCCGGCAAGCGGATGCTCTCTTCGATGACCCCGACCATCGTCACCCGCGATGGCCAGGTCGAACTGGTGATCGGCACTCCCGGAGGCTCGCGGATCTTCACCTCGATCTTCCAGGCGATGAACAACATCTACGACTATGACCTGCCACTCGATCAGGCGCTCGCCGCGCCGCGGTTCCACCACCAGCTGCTGCCCAAGGACCTGATCTATACCGACCCCGCCGCACCGCTCGAGGCGGACACCGTCGCCGAGCTCGAGCGACGTGGCTACCGGGTCGAGCCCCAGGGCTGGCGAATGGGCGATCTACAGGCGATCCAGGTCGAAAGCGGCAGCCCAATCGCGGTTTCCGACCCTCGCGGACGCGGCGTCGCGCTGAGGGTGGATGCAAAGGAACATCTCTCCCCGGCCGAACCCACACCCGCGGAACTCTGA
- a CDS encoding histidine phosphatase family protein: MNSPLHNIDSELDAVLDSLPPQADSHSQRGPRRIVLMRHGEPEARFDQRIPAAELRQWVARYHRAGLKSHSHCSDAQAVADDCVAVVCSDLPRAMESVQRLKRCDALVLSDPALREIEFPHGPGRWPTPALPPAAWLALFRVLWLFGYRGNAESLGEARRRARHGANTLAQLSERHDSVLFVGHAMFNVLVARSLLKQGWRGPRRPGSRHWRYAIYER; this comes from the coding sequence ATGAATTCACCGCTTCATAACATCGATAGCGAGCTCGATGCCGTTCTGGATTCCCTGCCTCCCCAGGCCGACAGCCATTCGCAGCGCGGCCCCCGGCGCATCGTATTGATGCGTCACGGTGAGCCGGAGGCTCGTTTTGACCAGCGGATTCCCGCCGCTGAACTGCGCCAATGGGTGGCGCGCTACCATCGCGCAGGGCTCAAGAGCCACAGCCACTGCAGCGATGCCCAGGCCGTCGCCGACGACTGCGTCGCGGTGGTCTGCAGCGACCTGCCGCGCGCCATGGAGTCGGTGCAGCGGCTCAAGCGCTGCGATGCGCTGGTGCTTTCCGATCCCGCCCTGCGCGAGATCGAGTTTCCCCATGGGCCCGGGCGCTGGCCGACACCCGCGCTGCCTCCCGCCGCCTGGCTCGCGCTGTTCCGGGTGCTGTGGCTGTTCGGCTATCGCGGCAACGCCGAGTCGCTCGGCGAGGCACGGCGTCGTGCCCGGCATGGGGCGAACACGCTGGCGCAGCTCAGCGAGCGTCACGATTCGGTGCTGTTCGTCGGTCATGCGATGTTCAACGTCCTGGTCGCCCGCTCGCTGCTCAAGCAAGGATGGCGTGGTCCTCGCCGCCCGGGTAGTCGCCATTGGCGGTATGCGATCTACGAGCGCTGA
- the cra gene encoding catabolite repressor/activator, whose amino-acid sequence MKPLTLIEIARLAGVSRTTASYVINGKAKTHRISEATVEKVMAVVDAHGYRIDIQAAALRRGVTRTLGFVVPDLANASYARLAKQLELGARRAGYQLLIGGTNDEPDTERELALSLRARRCDALITASCLSEDDGFYAELMAEGMPVIGVDRPLDPERFACVVGDDCEGARTLTLRTVDESVGKVVWLDAVAQISISRARRRGFDTAMESLDASVVRISATHYDCASGSAAITELLERDGLPDALITASYTLLEGALEALTTRYGSLFDPRLSALRLATFGDDRLLDFLPQRVESLRQRYDQIAALTLEHALGALDGHYRPGHWVVPRSHRSHHRS is encoded by the coding sequence ATGAAACCGCTCACCCTGATCGAGATCGCACGCCTGGCCGGCGTATCGCGCACCACCGCAAGCTATGTGATCAATGGCAAGGCCAAGACCCATCGGATCAGCGAGGCGACGGTGGAGAAGGTCATGGCCGTGGTCGATGCCCATGGCTATCGCATCGATATCCAGGCAGCCGCGCTGCGCCGTGGAGTGACCCGTACCCTCGGATTCGTGGTGCCCGATCTCGCCAATGCAAGCTATGCAAGACTCGCCAAGCAGCTGGAGCTTGGCGCACGCCGGGCCGGCTACCAGCTCCTGATCGGCGGCACCAACGACGAGCCGGATACCGAACGCGAGCTGGCGCTGAGCCTGCGGGCGCGTCGCTGCGACGCACTGATCACCGCCTCCTGCCTGAGCGAGGACGACGGCTTCTACGCCGAGCTGATGGCGGAGGGGATGCCGGTGATCGGCGTGGACCGCCCGCTCGATCCCGAGCGCTTCGCCTGCGTGGTCGGCGACGACTGCGAAGGCGCCCGCACGCTGACTCTGAGAACGGTGGATGAATCGGTAGGCAAGGTGGTGTGGCTCGACGCAGTGGCGCAAATTTCGATCAGCCGCGCCAGGCGCCGCGGCTTCGACACCGCGATGGAGAGTCTCGATGCCAGCGTAGTGCGGATTTCAGCCACCCATTACGACTGCGCCAGCGGCAGCGCGGCGATAACCGAACTGCTCGAACGCGACGGGCTGCCGGACGCCCTGATCACCGCCTCCTATACCCTGCTCGAAGGCGCGTTGGAAGCGCTCACCACGCGCTATGGCAGTCTCTTCGATCCCCGCCTGAGCGCACTGCGCCTCGCCACCTTCGGCGACGACCGGCTGCTCGATTTCCTGCCCCAGCGCGTCGAGTCGCTGCGCCAGCGCTACGACCAGATCGCCGCCCTGACCCTCGAACATGCCCTGGGCGCGCTCGACGGGCACTACCGCCCGGGGCACTGGGTGGTGCCGCGCAGCCACCGCAGCCACCACCGCAGCTGA
- the ptsP gene encoding phosphoenolpyruvate--protein phosphotransferase codes for MLTLSSNAVKLARVAPDWRDALRQAGTALADDGLVESGYADALFDREAQGSTYLGAGIAIPHGTPQSREHVRETGVRVLQFPAGVEWHDGERVFLLIAIAARSDEHLEILRALTHVLDRDGIGERLAAAADADELVELLGGEQSEARLDSSTIVTGVPAASRLELAAAAAGRLYAAGCVSAEFITAALVEPPVSLGQKLWLIRGKRGVLTPALGFASAAAAVEDCIGVFCLAEREREHVPLMERLITLLEEGNGEALARVGAEQILARLAGQSSAAEIGKVRVRNDHGLHARPAKQLVQVARQQPVPVSVRLSDGGAPAVPASSLTKVINLGARRGQMLIFSAEGEGAKAAVEAMVEAVRGGLGEVVAPLADTTEARPSRNHTHARRAVPPPETDVPHAAVSASPGLAVAEAFVVRPPEFRYPERFDDQSSAEGEQQRLRGAITTSGEQLRELILRAPDGGEVSEILSMHEEILFDEELERAAVESITEGASAEAGWWKAIDASARAQEQLADRLLAERAMDLRDVGRRVLASLCGVSLPPAPDDPYVLVMDDAGPSDVARLDTSRVKGLLTAKGGATSHSAILARALGIPAVVGAGEQVLAIPQGSELIVDGDRGRWVVGPCAERRTRTLLALKEQELRRRKAFDVRFEPALTRDGHRVEVAANLGSTAHAHDAVEHGAEAVGLLRTEFVFMAHSEAPDLDTQISEYRRAFDALGPERALVARTLDVGGDKPLSYWPLPHEENPFLGLRGIRLALTRPEVLETQIRALLVASQGRPLRIMLPMVKDVLEFRAARAIVDRVIAELGDPILDLQLGVMVEVPSCALLAETLAEEVDFFSIGTNDLTQYTLAIDRGHSLLSAQADGLHPAVLRLIRTTVAAAHARGRWVGVCGELAADPQAVPVLVGLGVDELSVSVRQVPMVKARVRELELSAARALAEQALALGDAGAVRDLVERS; via the coding sequence ATGCTCACTCTTTCCTCCAACGCAGTGAAACTCGCGCGCGTAGCCCCCGACTGGCGCGACGCACTCCGCCAGGCCGGCACCGCGCTGGCCGATGACGGGCTGGTCGAGTCCGGCTATGCCGATGCGTTGTTCGACCGTGAAGCCCAGGGCTCGACCTATCTTGGCGCCGGCATCGCGATTCCCCATGGTACCCCACAGAGCCGCGAGCATGTACGCGAGACCGGGGTCCGGGTGCTGCAGTTTCCCGCCGGTGTCGAATGGCACGATGGCGAGCGGGTGTTCCTGCTGATCGCGATCGCCGCTCGTTCCGATGAGCATCTCGAGATTCTGCGCGCGCTGACCCACGTGCTGGATCGTGACGGCATCGGCGAGCGGCTCGCCGCTGCCGCCGACGCCGACGAACTGGTCGAGCTGCTCGGTGGCGAGCAGTCCGAGGCGCGCCTCGATTCTTCCACCATCGTCACCGGTGTGCCGGCCGCCTCCAGGCTCGAACTCGCCGCTGCGGCCGCGGGCAGGCTCTATGCCGCGGGCTGCGTCAGCGCGGAGTTCATCACCGCGGCACTCGTCGAGCCGCCGGTTTCATTGGGCCAGAAGCTCTGGCTGATCCGCGGCAAGCGGGGCGTGCTCACGCCGGCGCTGGGTTTTGCCAGCGCGGCTGCCGCGGTCGAGGATTGCATCGGGGTGTTCTGCCTCGCCGAGCGCGAGCGTGAGCACGTACCGCTGATGGAGCGTTTGATCACGCTGCTCGAAGAGGGCAATGGCGAGGCGCTGGCGCGCGTCGGTGCCGAACAGATCCTGGCTCGTCTTGCTGGGCAGAGCAGCGCCGCCGAAATCGGCAAGGTGCGGGTGCGCAACGACCATGGCCTGCATGCGCGTCCGGCCAAGCAGTTGGTCCAGGTCGCTCGCCAGCAGCCGGTACCGGTATCGGTGCGGCTCTCCGACGGCGGTGCGCCGGCGGTGCCGGCGAGCAGCCTCACCAAGGTGATCAACCTCGGAGCGCGGCGTGGGCAGATGCTGATCTTCTCCGCCGAGGGCGAGGGCGCGAAGGCGGCGGTCGAAGCGATGGTCGAGGCGGTGCGCGGCGGGCTTGGCGAGGTGGTCGCGCCGTTGGCCGACACCACCGAGGCGCGGCCGTCGCGCAATCACACCCACGCGAGGCGGGCGGTGCCGCCGCCCGAGACCGACGTGCCGCATGCCGCGGTGAGTGCCTCACCCGGCTTGGCGGTGGCCGAGGCCTTCGTGGTCCGGCCGCCTGAGTTTCGTTATCCGGAGCGCTTCGATGATCAGAGCAGCGCCGAGGGTGAGCAGCAGCGACTGCGCGGGGCGATCACCACCTCCGGCGAGCAGCTGCGCGAGCTGATCCTGCGCGCGCCGGACGGCGGCGAGGTCAGCGAGATCCTGTCGATGCACGAGGAGATTCTCTTCGACGAAGAGCTCGAGCGCGCCGCGGTTGAGTCGATCACCGAGGGTGCCAGCGCCGAGGCGGGCTGGTGGAAGGCGATCGATGCATCGGCCCGCGCCCAGGAGCAGCTCGCCGATCGGCTGCTCGCCGAGCGCGCGATGGACCTGCGCGATGTCGGCCGGCGGGTGCTGGCCTCGCTCTGCGGGGTCAGCCTGCCGCCGGCGCCCGACGACCCCTACGTGTTGGTGATGGACGATGCCGGGCCTTCCGACGTCGCCCGGCTCGATACCTCCAGGGTCAAGGGGCTGCTCACCGCCAAGGGCGGGGCGACCTCGCACAGTGCGATCCTGGCCCGAGCATTGGGAATTCCCGCGGTGGTCGGCGCCGGCGAGCAGGTGCTGGCGATTCCCCAGGGTAGCGAGCTGATCGTCGATGGTGACCGTGGGCGATGGGTGGTGGGGCCCTGCGCTGAGCGTCGTACCCGCACCCTGCTTGCGCTCAAGGAGCAGGAGCTGCGCCGTCGCAAGGCCTTCGACGTGCGCTTCGAGCCCGCGCTTACCCGCGATGGGCATCGCGTCGAGGTCGCCGCCAACCTGGGCAGCACCGCCCACGCCCATGACGCGGTCGAGCATGGCGCGGAGGCGGTCGGCCTGCTGCGCACCGAGTTCGTCTTCATGGCCCACTCCGAGGCGCCCGATCTCGACACCCAGATCAGCGAGTACCGCCGCGCCTTCGATGCCCTCGGGCCCGAACGCGCGCTGGTCGCGCGGACCCTGGACGTCGGCGGCGACAAGCCGCTGTCATACTGGCCTCTACCCCACGAGGAAAACCCGTTTCTCGGCCTGCGCGGGATCCGCCTCGCGCTGACGCGCCCGGAGGTGCTCGAGACCCAGATTCGCGCGCTGCTGGTCGCCTCCCAGGGGCGGCCGCTGCGCATCATGCTGCCGATGGTCAAGGACGTGCTCGAATTCCGCGCTGCGCGCGCGATCGTCGATCGCGTGATTGCAGAGCTCGGTGACCCGATCCTCGATCTCCAGCTCGGGGTGATGGTCGAGGTGCCCTCGTGTGCACTGCTCGCTGAGACCCTGGCCGAGGAGGTCGATTTCTTCTCGATCGGCACCAATGACCTGACCCAGTACACCCTGGCGATCGATCGTGGCCATTCGCTGCTGTCGGCCCAGGCCGACGGACTCCACCCGGCGGTGCTGCGGCTGATCCGCACCACCGTCGCCGCCGCCCACGCGCGCGGACGTTGGGTCGGCGTATGCGGTGAACTCGCCGCCGACCCGCAGGCGGTGCCGGTGCTGGTCGGGCTCGGTGTCGATGAACTTTCGGTGTCGGTGCGCCAGGTGCCGATGGTCAAGGCGCGGGTGCGCGAGCTCGAACTCAGCGCCGCTCGCGCGCTGGCCGAGCAGGCGCTGGCGCTGGGCGATGCCGGCGCAGTGCGTGACCTGGTGGAGCGCAGCTGA
- a CDS encoding 1-phosphofructokinase family hexose kinase: MADVLCLTLNPALDLSIELGELRPGAVNRAEHSRLDAAGKGHNVARLLAALGHRVCVGGLLGADNDAPFVAAFNAWGVEDACLRVPGSTRVNVKLSERDGRVSDINGPGIAVVDAQLDDFEIQLSHRLHRIDACVIAGSLPPGFALKRFTRLVALVVAHGVPVWLDTSGAALGAGIEGRPTMVKPNEDELAEWLGVSLDPDDSPALVDACKRLLDRGVDEAVVSLGAKGVLWRSREQGLLAAHPPSVEVKSTVCAGDTLLGGLLHARLAGFDAERSLAFATALAAECVRHVGVGDPSCDDFSALVAATRVERLDPAPCPERTTTARAARDGESSQRE; the protein is encoded by the coding sequence ATGGCCGATGTGCTCTGCCTGACCCTGAACCCGGCGCTCGACCTGAGCATCGAGCTCGGCGAGCTTCGCCCCGGCGCGGTCAATCGCGCCGAACACAGCCGTCTGGACGCGGCCGGCAAGGGCCACAACGTCGCCCGGCTGCTGGCCGCGCTCGGCCATCGGGTCTGCGTCGGTGGGCTGCTCGGCGCTGACAACGATGCTCCCTTCGTCGCTGCCTTCAATGCCTGGGGCGTCGAGGACGCCTGCCTGCGTGTGCCTGGTTCGACCCGGGTCAACGTCAAGCTCAGCGAGCGCGATGGGCGGGTCAGCGACATCAATGGGCCCGGGATCGCAGTCGTTGATGCGCAGCTCGATGACTTCGAGATCCAGCTTTCGCATCGGCTGCATCGAATCGATGCCTGTGTGATCGCAGGCAGCCTGCCGCCCGGCTTCGCACTCAAGCGTTTCACCCGGCTGGTGGCGCTGGTGGTGGCCCATGGCGTGCCGGTGTGGCTCGACACCAGCGGCGCGGCTCTGGGTGCCGGCATAGAAGGGCGGCCGACGATGGTCAAGCCCAACGAGGATGAGCTGGCCGAGTGGCTGGGCGTTTCGCTGGACCCCGACGACAGCCCCGCGCTGGTCGATGCCTGCAAGCGGCTGCTCGACCGCGGTGTCGACGAGGCGGTGGTGTCGCTCGGCGCCAAGGGTGTGCTGTGGCGCTCTCGTGAGCAAGGGCTGCTCGCGGCCCACCCGCCGTCGGTCGAGGTGAAAAGCACGGTGTGTGCCGGCGATACCCTGCTCGGTGGGCTGCTCCATGCCCGGCTCGCTGGCTTCGACGCCGAGCGCTCGCTCGCCTTCGCCACCGCGCTTGCTGCCGAATGCGTGCGTCACGTCGGCGTCGGTGACCCATCTTGTGACGATTTTTCCGCGCTGGTTGCGGCTACACGGGTCGAGCGTCTCGACCCGGCGCCGTGCCCGGAGCGTACGACCACTGCTCGCGCGGCGCGCGACGGTGAGTCTTCGCAGAGGGAGTGA
- a CDS encoding PTS fructose-like transporter subunit IIB — MKAIILTACPSGMATSYLAARRLERAALRRGWEVEVELQGELGGGLRLSADAIAAADLVLVAASRAVDLSRFEGKRLYRDALEAALPNPDRFLDRAEFAAETWHDDGERETAAPAESGGSSGVRSVVAVTACPTGVAHTFMAAEALAEAGRAMGLSIKVETQGSVGAQNKLEADEIEAADVVLLACDIDVDTARFAGKRIYRTSTGAALKKSRQTLEAALAEGAVESAGASTGGGSSSAGQKKGIKERGVYKHLLTGVSFMLPMVVAGGLCIALSFVFGITAFEQEGTLAAALMQIGGETAFALMVPVLAGYIAYSIADRPGIAPGMIGGMLASSLGAGFIGGIVAGFLAGYCALALVRWVKLPASLEALKPILIVPLLASLVTGLAMIYVIGTPVAALLDALTAFLNSMGSTNAVLLGLLLGAMMCVDLGGPVNKASYTFGVGLLSTQTYAPMAAIMAAGMVPPIAMGIATLIAKTKFAAAEREAGKASLVLGLCFVSEGAIPFAAKDPLRVLPLSIIGGAITGGLSMLFGITLMAPHGGLFVLLIPGAVNHALLYLMAILAGSLFTGVLYALIKRRPDAVEAAATGPTGAVVPSASH, encoded by the coding sequence GTGAAAGCAATCATTCTGACCGCCTGCCCCAGCGGCATGGCGACCAGCTACCTTGCCGCTCGCCGGCTCGAGCGCGCGGCACTGCGGCGCGGCTGGGAGGTAGAGGTGGAACTGCAGGGCGAACTCGGCGGGGGCCTGCGCCTCTCGGCGGATGCGATCGCGGCGGCTGACCTGGTCCTGGTCGCCGCCAGCCGGGCGGTCGATCTCTCCCGCTTCGAAGGCAAACGGCTCTACCGCGATGCGCTCGAGGCGGCGCTGCCCAACCCCGATCGCTTCCTCGATCGCGCCGAGTTTGCCGCTGAGACCTGGCATGACGATGGTGAGCGCGAGACCGCGGCGCCGGCCGAGAGCGGCGGATCGAGTGGCGTGCGCAGCGTGGTCGCGGTCACCGCCTGCCCGACTGGTGTCGCGCACACCTTCATGGCCGCCGAGGCGCTGGCGGAGGCGGGGCGTGCGATGGGGCTTTCGATCAAGGTCGAGACCCAGGGATCGGTAGGGGCGCAGAACAAGCTGGAGGCGGATGAGATCGAAGCCGCCGATGTGGTGCTGCTGGCCTGCGATATCGATGTCGATACCGCGCGCTTCGCCGGCAAGCGGATCTACCGCACCTCCACCGGAGCCGCGCTGAAGAAGTCGCGCCAGACGCTCGAGGCCGCGCTCGCCGAGGGTGCGGTGGAATCCGCCGGCGCCTCGACGGGCGGTGGGTCCAGCAGCGCCGGGCAGAAGAAGGGCATCAAGGAGCGCGGGGTCTACAAGCACCTGCTCACCGGGGTCTCGTTCATGCTGCCGATGGTGGTCGCGGGCGGATTGTGCATCGCACTCTCGTTCGTGTTCGGGATCACCGCCTTCGAGCAGGAGGGAACGCTCGCGGCGGCGCTGATGCAGATCGGCGGCGAAACCGCATTCGCTTTGATGGTGCCGGTACTGGCGGGCTATATCGCCTATTCGATCGCCGACCGGCCGGGGATCGCCCCCGGCATGATCGGCGGCATGCTCGCAAGCTCCCTTGGCGCGGGCTTCATCGGCGGTATCGTCGCGGGGTTTCTCGCCGGCTACTGCGCCCTGGCATTGGTGCGCTGGGTCAAGCTGCCTGCGAGCCTTGAGGCGCTGAAGCCGATCCTGATCGTGCCGCTGCTGGCAAGTCTGGTCACCGGCCTTGCGATGATCTACGTGATCGGCACCCCGGTCGCGGCGCTGCTCGATGCGCTGACCGCGTTCCTGAACTCGATGGGCTCGACCAATGCCGTGCTGCTCGGGCTGCTGCTCGGCGCAATGATGTGCGTCGATCTTGGCGGTCCGGTCAACAAGGCCTCCTACACTTTCGGCGTCGGGCTGCTGTCCACCCAGACCTATGCGCCGATGGCCGCGATCATGGCCGCCGGCATGGTGCCGCCGATCGCGATGGGGATCGCGACGCTGATCGCCAAGACCAAGTTCGCCGCCGCCGAGCGTGAGGCGGGCAAGGCGTCGCTGGTGCTAGGCCTGTGCTTCGTCAGCGAAGGGGCGATCCCCTTCGCCGCCAAGGACCCGCTGCGGGTGCTGCCGCTGTCGATCATCGGCGGCGCGATCACCGGTGGGTTGTCGATGCTCTTCGGGATCACCCTGATGGCGCCCCACGGCGGACTGTTCGTGCTGTTGATCCCTGGTGCGGTCAACCATGCGCTGCTCTACCTGATGGCGATCCTGGCCGGCTCGCTATTCACCGGTGTTCTCTACGCGCTGATCAAACGCCGCCCCGACGCAGTGGAGGCGGCGGCGACCGGACCCACCGGCGCGGTGGTGCCCAGCGCTTCGCACTGA